A section of the Candidatus Binatia bacterium genome encodes:
- a CDS encoding 2,5-dichloro-2,5-cyclohexadiene-1,4-diol dehydrogenase: MAGRLEGKVAVITGGASGIGRATALRFLAEGARVLVADYNAETGEETLALARERGFGEQVAFRRTDVAQEVQVEAAVRSAVDRWGRLDCIFNNAGVGGAFGPITDITVEDWDYTFAVLVRGVFLGIKHAARIFKRQGQGGTIINTASIAGLSGGDGPQAYSAAKAAVINLTRSAAIELAPDRIRVNAICPGGILTPLLHRGNPEAVRNFLEKFQPWPEAGEPEYIASVALFLASDESRFVTGAAIVADGGATAAGTFGVRHLREGSPMPMGAFAGVDKGTTGEPPLLRSLTPSE, encoded by the coding sequence ATGGCTGGACGGCTCGAAGGTAAGGTGGCTGTGATTACTGGCGGCGCAAGCGGTATTGGTCGCGCCACGGCCTTGCGGTTCCTCGCCGAGGGAGCGCGTGTCTTGGTGGCCGATTACAATGCCGAAACTGGTGAAGAAACTCTCGCTCTCGCCAGAGAACGAGGGTTTGGCGAACAGGTTGCTTTCCGGCGCACGGACGTCGCCCAAGAAGTTCAAGTCGAGGCGGCGGTACGCTCTGCGGTGGACCGCTGGGGAAGGCTCGACTGTATCTTCAACAACGCGGGTGTCGGCGGTGCGTTCGGCCCCATTACCGACATCACCGTTGAAGACTGGGATTACACCTTTGCTGTTCTTGTGCGCGGAGTGTTTCTCGGCATCAAGCACGCGGCGCGCATTTTTAAAAGACAAGGCCAAGGGGGCACCATCATCAACACGGCTTCCATTGCGGGGTTGAGCGGCGGGGATGGGCCGCAAGCATACTCGGCCGCGAAAGCGGCGGTGATCAACTTGACGCGCTCGGCGGCAATCGAGCTTGCCCCGGACCGCATCCGGGTGAATGCTATTTGCCCTGGTGGAATCCTCACCCCGCTGTTGCACCGCGGCAATCCCGAAGCAGTTCGTAACTTTCTCGAAAAGTTCCAGCCGTGGCCTGAGGCGGGCGAGCCCGAATACATCGCGAGCGTGGCCCTGTTTTTGGCGAGCGACGAGTCGCGCTTTGTGACCGGGGCCGCCATCGTTGCCGATGGGGGAGCTACTGCTGCGGGTACGTTCGGTGTCCGCCATCTGCGCGAGGGCTCTCCGATGCCCATGGGCGCCTTCGCCGGCGTGGACAAGGGAACGACTGGAGAGCCTCCGCTGCTGCGGTCGTTAACTCCCAGCGAGTGA
- a CDS encoding acyl-CoA dehydrogenase — translation MDGKQGSHGPTPEERFRLERWMDRERLPGAGCPLDIQVIAGGASNEIWLLRRGDTRLVLRKPPRRVPEGRNQSMLREFRVLSALRDTDVPHPRVLALCTDHDVLGSNFYIMEHVDGWSCMNREGWPSPFDVDLEARRGLAWELVEGIARLARVDWLAAGLEGFGRPEGFHERQVDRWLSHLAKFQFRPLPGLEEAANWLRRYRPKHYKPGILHGDYQFANVMFAHGAPARLAAIVDWEMATVGDPLLDLGWVLMAWPDPDEDREHSGYVDYTGMPTRSEMAERYAHRSGRPVDEVDYYIVLARFKMAVVLEQGYAAWVQGRADNPKMAFFGDVVLTMARKAAELARITPLGRRKWV, via the coding sequence ATGGATGGCAAACAGGGCAGTCACGGACCGACTCCCGAGGAACGTTTCCGGCTAGAGCGCTGGATGGACCGCGAGCGACTCCCAGGTGCGGGTTGCCCGTTGGACATTCAGGTCATTGCGGGCGGCGCCTCGAACGAGATCTGGCTACTCCGCCGGGGGGATACGCGCCTCGTTTTGCGCAAACCACCACGCCGAGTACCGGAAGGGCGCAATCAGTCTATGCTGCGGGAGTTTCGGGTTCTTTCCGCTCTTCGAGATACCGACGTGCCGCATCCCCGTGTTCTGGCGTTGTGCACGGACCACGACGTCCTCGGAAGTAACTTCTACATCATGGAACACGTTGACGGCTGGTCGTGCATGAATCGGGAAGGTTGGCCGTCGCCCTTCGATGTCGATCTCGAAGCACGAAGGGGACTGGCGTGGGAACTCGTCGAAGGGATTGCCCGTTTGGCACGCGTAGATTGGCTTGCCGCTGGCCTCGAAGGTTTCGGACGCCCCGAAGGCTTCCATGAGCGGCAAGTGGATCGCTGGCTCAGCCATCTTGCGAAATTCCAGTTCCGCCCGCTCCCGGGTTTAGAGGAGGCTGCCAACTGGCTGCGGAGATACCGTCCGAAGCATTACAAGCCCGGGATCCTCCACGGGGACTATCAATTCGCGAATGTCATGTTTGCACACGGAGCTCCGGCTCGACTGGCCGCAATTGTCGATTGGGAGATGGCCACCGTGGGCGACCCGCTCCTCGACCTAGGCTGGGTATTGATGGCGTGGCCTGATCCCGATGAGGATCGCGAGCACTCAGGGTATGTAGATTACACGGGAATGCCGACACGGTCCGAGATGGCCGAGCGCTACGCACACCGAAGTGGGCGACCGGTAGACGAGGTCGACTACTATATCGTCCTCGCTCGATTCAAAATGGCCGTGGTCCTAGAACAAGGTTACGCGGCTTGGGTACAAGGGCGCGCCGATAACCCGAAAATGGCTTTCTTTGGCGACGTCGTGCTCACCATGGCGCGCAAGGCGGCAGAACTGGCACGCATCACGCCTCTGGGGCGCCGCAAGTGGGTGTAA
- a CDS encoding antibiotic biosynthesis monooxygenase gives MPITVVAEVHVQKGSEAAFQKAAEELVRYVTDHEPDTLMYVLHQSTTVPTKFLFYEVYADEAALARHGASEGMQKFFSKVRGLLDGAPEIETFQEVAGKR, from the coding sequence ATGCCAATCACGGTCGTGGCCGAGGTGCACGTCCAAAAAGGGAGCGAGGCGGCATTTCAGAAAGCCGCCGAAGAATTGGTCCGTTACGTGACGGACCACGAGCCGGACACCCTCATGTACGTGCTCCATCAGTCTACGACGGTGCCGACGAAGTTCCTCTTCTATGAGGTGTATGCCGACGAGGCCGCGCTGGCCCGGCACGGCGCAAGCGAAGGAATGCAAAAATTCTTCTCCAAAGTTCGCGGGCTTTTGGATGGCGCTCCGGAAATCGAAACATTCCAGGAAGTGGCGGGGAAGCGCTAA
- a CDS encoding acyl-CoA synthetase yields the protein MAEHHSQEFNLATINEALAAAYPERECLVFRDRRFRWKDFTDRTRRLANFLRAHGLGCHRERSELKNYESGQDHLGLYLYNGNEYLEGMIGAYKARVAPFNVNYRYVEDELIYLLNDADCHALIYHARFAPRVEKIRSEARHLRLLLQVADESGNPLLPGAFDYEEALRLSSPEKPDLHWCADDLYILYTGGTTGMPKGVLWRQEDIFFAALGGHPPGAQKVPSIEALVENARSSSARALPAPPFMHGAAHWMALTCWHQGGAVIVQDRPERLDPHDIWSTVERERVTFLTIVGDAFARPLVDQLQKHKYDLSSLNVILSGGAILTPALKEALLEFIPHLMIIDGFGASETGGQGSQIVTRGMTITSGSFRMNEETTVLKYDLSGPVTPGSDEVGWLARMGHVPLGYFKDAEKTARTFPVINGQRYAIPGDHAKVAADGTIIVLGRGSVSINSGGEKIYPEEVEKALKHHPAVYDAVVVGTPHERFGEQVTAIVQARKGEEPSRDELIEFCARHLARYKLPREILFVDEMVRSPSGKADYRWAKQYALEQLGLAKKPA from the coding sequence ATGGCAGAGCATCATTCCCAAGAGTTCAACCTGGCGACGATCAACGAAGCCCTGGCTGCGGCTTATCCAGAGAGAGAGTGCTTGGTTTTTCGCGACCGCCGCTTTCGCTGGAAGGATTTCACGGACCGGACGCGCCGGCTGGCCAATTTTCTCCGCGCCCATGGTCTGGGCTGCCACCGCGAACGAAGCGAGCTCAAGAACTACGAATCCGGACAAGATCATTTGGGTTTATACCTGTACAATGGCAACGAGTACCTCGAGGGGATGATCGGAGCGTACAAGGCGCGCGTCGCCCCGTTCAACGTGAATTACCGCTATGTCGAAGACGAACTGATTTACTTGCTCAACGACGCAGATTGCCACGCTTTGATCTATCACGCGCGCTTCGCTCCGCGGGTAGAGAAAATTCGTTCGGAAGCGCGACATCTTCGGTTGCTGCTGCAAGTTGCGGACGAATCCGGCAATCCCTTGCTTCCCGGAGCCTTCGACTACGAGGAAGCGTTACGCCTCTCCTCCCCGGAAAAGCCCGACCTTCACTGGTGCGCGGACGACTTGTACATCCTGTACACTGGCGGAACGACCGGTATGCCCAAGGGCGTCCTTTGGCGGCAAGAGGACATCTTTTTTGCCGCTCTCGGCGGACATCCCCCAGGAGCCCAGAAGGTCCCCTCGATCGAGGCCCTCGTGGAAAACGCGCGATCGAGCTCGGCTCGCGCCCTACCCGCTCCCCCGTTCATGCACGGTGCGGCTCACTGGATGGCGCTAACGTGTTGGCACCAAGGAGGGGCGGTTATCGTGCAAGACCGCCCCGAGCGGCTGGATCCGCACGACATTTGGTCCACCGTGGAGCGCGAGCGCGTTACCTTTCTGACAATCGTCGGAGACGCGTTCGCTCGCCCACTCGTGGACCAATTGCAGAAACACAAGTACGATCTTTCGAGCTTAAACGTCATTCTGTCCGGCGGAGCGATACTGACACCCGCACTCAAAGAGGCCCTACTCGAATTCATTCCGCACCTGATGATCATTGACGGATTCGGTGCGTCCGAAACCGGCGGGCAAGGGTCGCAAATCGTGACCCGCGGCATGACCATCACGAGCGGCTCCTTCCGGATGAACGAAGAGACGACGGTGCTGAAATACGACCTGAGCGGACCTGTGACGCCGGGCAGCGACGAGGTGGGCTGGCTTGCGCGCATGGGTCATGTGCCGCTCGGCTACTTCAAGGACGCCGAGAAGACGGCCCGGACGTTCCCCGTCATCAATGGTCAAAGGTACGCCATTCCTGGGGATCATGCCAAGGTGGCTGCAGACGGAACGATTATCGTCTTGGGGCGTGGGTCGGTGAGCATCAACTCTGGCGGCGAAAAGATCTACCCCGAAGAGGTCGAGAAAGCCCTCAAACACCACCCCGCCGTGTACGATGCCGTGGTCGTCGGTACCCCTCACGAGCGCTTCGGCGAACAGGTGACCGCGATCGTGCAGGCGAGAAAGGGTGAAGAGCCGAGCAGGGACGAGTTGATTGAGTTTTGTGCCCGTCACTTGGCGCGCTACAAGCTGCCGCGCGAAATTCTGTTCGTGGACGAGATGGTTCGCAGCCCCTCCGGTAAGGCCGACTACCGTTGGGCCAAACAATATGCCTTGGAACAACTGGGGCTCGCGAAAAAGCCGGCTTAG
- a CDS encoding alpha/beta hydrolase produces MTALLWLLALLSAGLTYNVWRPSYRPGRRAVLSFFAGWLTDELALHHIAVQFVLALLLIGHGAAHHALGTIALGVLIVSWWGLWVAYWKGDRAGETVEYALREALGADYRRHVRPEIRQAWEEGTDWKAIAIPFPIRHPEVERHRDILYRRVGGINLRLDVYRHRSRPENCPVLLQIHGGGWVIGSKNEQGLPLMMYMAARGWVCVSVDYRLSPHATFPDHLVDVKAALVWVREHASEYGADPNFVVVTGGSAGGHLAALVALTANDPAYQPGFEQKDTRVQGAVTMYGVYDFVDRFRTFHNPDIHNLLETKVMKASIEEAPEAYEKASPIALVRPDAPPFMVVHGDHDTLVPVEQARHFVAALRAVSRNPVVYAEIPGAQHAFDIFPSLRCLHVIHGIGRFLGYVYSKHLEQRERGAA; encoded by the coding sequence ATGACGGCGTTGTTGTGGTTGCTGGCTTTGCTGAGCGCAGGGCTGACGTACAACGTTTGGCGGCCAAGTTACCGGCCGGGACGGCGAGCCGTCCTCAGTTTCTTCGCTGGATGGCTGACGGATGAACTGGCCCTTCACCACATCGCGGTGCAGTTTGTGTTGGCCCTCCTATTGATTGGGCACGGTGCCGCGCATCACGCGCTAGGCACCATTGCGCTCGGCGTCCTTATCGTTTCTTGGTGGGGCTTATGGGTTGCGTACTGGAAAGGCGATCGCGCCGGAGAAACAGTCGAGTATGCGTTGCGCGAGGCGCTGGGGGCGGATTATCGGCGACACGTCCGGCCGGAAATTCGCCAAGCCTGGGAGGAAGGAACCGACTGGAAGGCTATTGCCATCCCGTTTCCGATCCGTCATCCCGAGGTGGAACGGCACCGGGACATCCTTTACCGCCGGGTAGGTGGAATCAATTTGCGGCTCGATGTGTACCGGCATCGCTCGCGGCCTGAAAACTGCCCGGTGTTGTTGCAAATTCATGGAGGGGGCTGGGTCATCGGAAGCAAGAATGAGCAAGGGCTTCCGCTGATGATGTACATGGCTGCACGGGGCTGGGTGTGCGTGAGCGTGGATTATCGTCTGTCCCCGCACGCGACATTTCCGGACCATCTCGTCGACGTGAAAGCCGCACTCGTATGGGTGCGCGAGCACGCGAGCGAATACGGTGCGGACCCGAACTTCGTGGTGGTTACCGGTGGTTCGGCCGGTGGGCATCTGGCGGCGTTAGTCGCTCTGACCGCGAACGACCCGGCCTACCAACCGGGCTTCGAACAAAAGGACACTCGCGTTCAGGGCGCGGTCACGATGTACGGCGTGTACGACTTCGTCGATCGTTTCCGTACGTTTCACAATCCGGATATACACAACCTACTCGAGACAAAGGTCATGAAGGCATCCATCGAGGAAGCCCCCGAAGCCTACGAGAAAGCCTCCCCGATTGCCTTGGTGCGACCGGATGCGCCGCCTTTCATGGTTGTTCACGGCGACCACGATACCTTGGTGCCGGTGGAGCAAGCGCGGCATTTTGTTGCGGCGCTGAGAGCGGTGTCGCGCAATCCGGTTGTGTATGCGGAAATCCCCGGGGCGCAGCATGCCTTCGACATTTTCCCTTCGTTGCGGTGCCTGCACGTGATTCATGGGATAGGTAGGTTTTTGGGTTACGTTTACTCGAAGCACCTCGAACAACGGGAGCGGGGCGCGGCCTGA
- a CDS encoding ABC transporter, which yields MRAFALACRQLIRQRARLATAMAGVAFAVVLMLMQLGFRNALFASAIRFHSHLRGDIILVSPRSMYLASMQSFSDRRLFEALSVPGVSAVVPVYVSIGLWKNPVRGTAHRLLIAAFDPRRAALDLPEVVAQSERLREPDVVLFDAASRPEFGPVEQFLAQGTMFETEVERRAITVGGLFRLGTSFGIDGSLITSDANFWRLFPNRRRGLIQFGLVRVENGEDPEVVRARIDERLPEDVEVLTKRGLMEREMNYWATAQPIGFVFTFGATMGFVVGFVIVYQILFSDVADHLGEYATLKAIGYGDSYLYRVVLYEAVLLALTGFIPGVLISAGLYQLTNHATHLPMHLSFVLAASMLALTVAMCVLSGLFAVRKIRSADPAEIF from the coding sequence ATGAGGGCATTCGCGTTGGCGTGCCGGCAATTGATTCGCCAACGAGCTCGGCTAGCGACCGCGATGGCAGGTGTGGCATTCGCTGTCGTTTTGATGTTGATGCAACTGGGCTTTCGCAACGCACTGTTCGCGAGCGCGATTCGGTTTCACTCCCATTTGAGAGGCGACATTATCCTAGTCAGCCCGCGCTCTATGTACCTAGCGTCCATGCAAAGCTTCAGCGACCGCCGTCTCTTCGAGGCGTTATCGGTACCGGGCGTGAGCGCCGTCGTGCCCGTGTATGTCAGCATCGGGCTTTGGAAGAATCCCGTGCGCGGTACTGCCCATCGCTTGCTGATTGCGGCTTTCGATCCGCGCCGCGCGGCTTTGGACCTTCCCGAGGTTGTGGCTCAAAGCGAGCGCTTGCGGGAGCCGGACGTGGTGCTGTTCGATGCCGCATCACGACCCGAATTCGGGCCGGTAGAGCAGTTTCTCGCGCAGGGGACCATGTTCGAGACCGAGGTCGAGCGGAGAGCAATCACGGTTGGCGGATTGTTTCGCCTCGGAACATCGTTCGGCATCGATGGCAGCTTGATCACGAGCGACGCCAACTTTTGGCGCCTGTTTCCGAACCGCCGTCGTGGTTTGATCCAGTTTGGTCTTGTGCGCGTCGAAAATGGGGAGGACCCGGAAGTCGTCCGAGCGCGCATCGATGAACGGCTACCGGAGGATGTGGAGGTCTTAACGAAAAGGGGTCTGATGGAGCGGGAAATGAACTACTGGGCCACCGCCCAGCCGATTGGCTTCGTGTTCACGTTTGGCGCGACGATGGGCTTCGTCGTGGGTTTTGTGATTGTCTACCAGATTTTGTTCTCCGATGTCGCCGACCATCTTGGGGAGTATGCCACTCTCAAGGCCATCGGCTATGGGGACTCTTACCTGTACAGGGTTGTGCTGTACGAGGCTGTTTTACTGGCGCTCACCGGCTTTATTCCGGGCGTTCTCATCAGCGCAGGACTCTATCAGCTCACGAACCACGCTACTCACTTGCCGATGCACCTCAGCTTTGTGCTGGCAGCGAGCATGCTGGCACTCACTGTGGCGATGTGCGTGCTGTCCGGGCTCTTCGCTGTGCGCAAAATCCGCTCTGCCGACCCAGCAGAAATTTTTTGA
- a CDS encoding patatin, producing MHDSETIAALSRVFPRVERATIEELAGQVVPLQLRRGDVLYRQGDRADTMHLVLRGRLAVYAQAYPEHKRLVAYVAENESVGEIALLTGGTRTATVMAARDSILGALHADAFERAATKCPELATDLAKKVIGRLIATQSGVALDNRVRHVGILPLFEAEWTEEFARRLQVALLGFGSAALLANPLRSRKEMASCGRGELEAYFTRMIEEKEQEYDFVVSLADSSPTVWTRHIAGQADKVLLLTSATADSVPTAMEQELELHSRKRDFLSVELVLVHFHDQPRGTRDWLRTRVLDRYHHVPWEGNSGFRRLARALSGQAIALVLSGGGARGFAHIGVVRALREAGVPIDAVGGTSFGALVAAAVALGRSDEEIIENARKVFIEGGVLDDYTLPLVSLVRGRRMEDLLRLTYGDTEIEDSWIPFFAVSANLSRNTLVVHRTGSFCHALRATVSLPGIFPPAIDQGELLVDGGLINNFPVDVMRNMFPSKVVAVDLSLDDGARIAGNEIPSPLELIVRRLRGQKDWAPTLTYVLMKSTTLSSAGQAQVARSLADLCIVPPVAEYDMLAWNDLYEIADAGYRHAVEELGKWLPAQSNWQEVGEVFDSRALSRWGPARR from the coding sequence GTGCACGACTCAGAGACTATCGCAGCTTTGTCGCGCGTGTTTCCCCGAGTAGAGCGGGCGACCATCGAGGAACTGGCCGGGCAAGTCGTGCCACTACAGCTCCGGCGGGGCGATGTCCTGTATCGTCAAGGGGATAGGGCAGACACCATGCATCTCGTTTTGCGTGGCCGGCTAGCCGTGTACGCTCAGGCGTATCCGGAGCATAAACGCCTCGTGGCCTATGTCGCAGAAAACGAGAGCGTAGGGGAAATCGCTCTGCTCACGGGTGGTACGCGCACGGCAACAGTCATGGCCGCCCGCGACTCCATATTGGGCGCGTTGCATGCCGATGCTTTTGAGCGTGCGGCCACGAAATGTCCCGAGTTGGCAACCGACCTGGCGAAGAAAGTCATTGGCCGCTTGATTGCTACTCAGAGTGGGGTCGCGCTGGACAATCGGGTGCGGCACGTCGGCATCCTGCCGCTCTTCGAAGCCGAGTGGACCGAGGAATTTGCCCGGCGACTGCAAGTGGCACTTCTTGGTTTTGGAAGCGCGGCACTGCTCGCAAACCCTTTGCGGTCGCGCAAGGAAATGGCATCGTGCGGGCGAGGCGAGCTGGAGGCGTATTTTACGCGCATGATCGAAGAGAAAGAACAGGAATACGACTTCGTCGTGAGCCTCGCAGATAGCTCCCCTACAGTATGGACGCGGCACATCGCTGGGCAAGCCGACAAAGTGCTCCTTCTTACGTCAGCAACTGCCGATTCGGTCCCCACCGCCATGGAGCAGGAGCTCGAGCTCCATTCCCGAAAGCGCGACTTCCTCAGTGTGGAACTCGTTCTCGTCCATTTTCACGACCAACCTCGAGGCACGCGCGATTGGCTGCGCACCCGCGTGCTTGACCGTTATCACCATGTACCTTGGGAAGGGAACTCAGGCTTTCGGCGACTCGCCCGGGCTCTTTCAGGACAGGCAATCGCGCTGGTGCTGAGCGGCGGTGGGGCGCGTGGGTTCGCGCACATTGGGGTTGTACGGGCTTTGCGGGAGGCGGGGGTGCCGATTGACGCTGTCGGGGGAACGAGCTTCGGAGCGCTGGTGGCTGCGGCCGTGGCGCTTGGCCGCTCGGACGAGGAGATCATCGAGAATGCTCGGAAAGTGTTCATCGAGGGAGGGGTGCTCGATGACTACACGCTCCCCCTGGTGTCGCTGGTGAGAGGGCGGCGCATGGAAGACTTGTTACGGCTTACTTATGGCGACACGGAAATCGAAGACTCTTGGATCCCATTTTTTGCGGTGTCCGCAAACCTTTCTCGCAATACTCTTGTCGTTCACCGCACCGGCTCGTTTTGCCACGCCTTACGAGCGACTGTATCGTTGCCGGGAATCTTTCCGCCCGCGATCGACCAGGGCGAACTTTTGGTGGACGGCGGGCTCATCAACAACTTCCCCGTGGACGTGATGAGGAACATGTTTCCCAGCAAAGTGGTGGCTGTGGATCTCTCACTCGATGATGGGGCCCGCATTGCTGGGAACGAAATCCCTTCCCCCTTGGAACTCATCGTACGAAGGTTACGCGGTCAGAAAGATTGGGCACCGACGCTCACGTACGTGCTGATGAAATCCACTACCCTGAGCAGTGCTGGACAAGCGCAAGTCGCTCGCAGCCTCGCCGATCTTTGTATCGTGCCTCCGGTTGCAGAGTACGATATGCTGGCTTGGAACGATCTTTATGAGATCGCAGACGCAGGCTATCGCCACGCCGTGGAGGAACTTGGGAAGTGGCTCCCGGCACAGTCGAACTGGCAAGAAGTGGGCGAGGTCTTTGACTCGCGCGCACTCTCGCGCTGGGGCCCAGCCCGAAGGTAA
- the chrA1 gene encoding chromate transporter codes for MNERAAPVPFGTAFLYWLRLGCVSFGGPAGQIALMHDDLVVRRRWISEKRFLHALNYCMVLPGPEAQQLATYIGWLMHGTAGGIAAGALFVLPSFAVLVALSWIYVRFGHVPAVAGLLYGIKPAVTALVLAAAWRIGTRALKHAVLVAIAVAAFVAIFAFDVPFPAIVVGAALAGALGAHFAPSAFDGSAGHRATGKSVGAALIDEDTPTPVHARWSLAHVLRVLAAFVALWLVAMGALVAWQGWHGTLTQIGWFFTKAALVTFGGAYAVLPYVFQAAVEHYGWLTAAQMIDGLALGETTPGPLIMVVAYIGFVGGWSKEVLGPDMLFAGGLAGASLATFFTFLPSFLFVLGGAPLVETTHGQLRFTAPLAGITAAVVGVVVNLALFFAVHVLWPQGFGGRFDGAAAAICSVAFLALWRYKLGVIPVIAACAAAGLALRAIS; via the coding sequence GTGAACGAGCGAGCCGCGCCGGTTCCCTTCGGCACTGCGTTCCTGTACTGGCTGCGGCTCGGCTGTGTGAGCTTCGGCGGTCCGGCCGGGCAGATCGCGCTCATGCATGACGATCTCGTCGTGCGCCGCCGCTGGATCTCCGAGAAGCGCTTTTTGCACGCGCTCAACTACTGCATGGTGCTGCCGGGACCGGAAGCGCAGCAACTTGCCACCTACATCGGCTGGCTGATGCACGGGACGGCTGGCGGCATTGCCGCGGGCGCGTTGTTCGTGCTGCCTTCTTTCGCCGTGCTCGTGGCGCTGTCGTGGATCTATGTGCGCTTCGGTCACGTGCCCGCGGTCGCCGGCCTGCTGTACGGGATCAAGCCCGCGGTGACGGCGCTAGTGCTTGCCGCCGCGTGGCGCATCGGCACGCGCGCGTTGAAGCATGCCGTGCTTGTGGCGATCGCGGTCGCCGCGTTCGTGGCGATCTTCGCGTTCGACGTTCCGTTTCCTGCAATCGTCGTCGGCGCTGCGCTCGCCGGCGCGCTGGGCGCGCACTTCGCGCCATCGGCCTTCGACGGCAGCGCGGGGCACCGTGCCACGGGCAAATCCGTCGGCGCGGCGCTGATCGACGAAGACACACCGACGCCTGTGCACGCGCGCTGGTCGCTAGCGCACGTACTGCGCGTGCTCGCGGCCTTCGTTGCGCTGTGGCTAGTGGCGATGGGTGCACTCGTCGCCTGGCAAGGTTGGCACGGCACTCTGACGCAGATAGGCTGGTTTTTCACCAAGGCCGCGCTGGTGACCTTCGGCGGCGCGTATGCGGTGCTGCCCTATGTGTTCCAGGCCGCAGTGGAGCACTACGGGTGGCTGACGGCCGCACAGATGATCGACGGGCTCGCGCTCGGAGAAACGACGCCCGGGCCATTGATCATGGTGGTCGCTTACATCGGTTTCGTCGGCGGCTGGAGCAAGGAAGTGCTCGGTCCTGACATGCTTTTCGCCGGCGGGCTCGCTGGCGCGTCGCTCGCGACCTTCTTCACGTTCCTGCCGTCGTTCCTGTTCGTCCTGGGTGGCGCGCCGTTGGTCGAAACGACCCACGGCCAACTACGCTTCACCGCGCCACTGGCCGGCATCACTGCCGCCGTCGTCGGCGTCGTCGTCAACCTGGCGCTGTTCTTCGCCGTGCACGTGTTGTGGCCGCAGGGCTTCGGAGGCCGCTTCGACGGCGCAGCCGCCGCGATCTGCTCAGTGGCGTTCCTCGCACTGTGGCGTTACAAGCTCGGTGTGATCCCGGTCATCGCCGCGTGCGCGGCGGCGGGGCTTGCGCTGCGCGCAATCTCGTAG
- a CDS encoding SAM-dependent methyltransferase — protein sequence MESDRLRHFLFLVFGHLTGAVTSAMIHLGDRLGLYRAMRDAGAPLSAAELAQRSGLHERWLREWLRAQAAAGTVNYAGEDRFELSPEAAWVLADETSPVFAAGAFHSLPEQLGILRRLPECFRTGLGLPYDAFGPEGAAGIERFLGPWFRNFLVPLVLPSLEGVVPRLEAGAKVADIGCGAGVALVQMATAFPNSEFHGYDISRHALERAAKNIEAAGLSNVVLHCESAEALPPDHSFDLVTAFDCIHDMPRPRAVLRAVRECLKPDGVFFIADINARPSFEENLQHNPLAAMMYGISVLACLSSSLSEPGGEGLGTLGLTEPVVREMAAEAGFREVRRHDFQNPVNAYYELRP from the coding sequence ATGGAGTCAGATCGCTTGCGTCACTTTTTGTTTCTCGTGTTCGGTCATCTGACAGGTGCGGTAACCAGCGCGATGATTCACTTGGGCGACCGACTGGGGCTGTACAGGGCGATGCGCGATGCTGGGGCACCGCTTTCTGCCGCTGAATTGGCGCAGCGAAGTGGCTTACACGAACGTTGGCTTCGTGAATGGCTGCGCGCTCAGGCGGCTGCCGGCACTGTGAACTATGCCGGAGAAGATCGTTTCGAGCTTTCTCCCGAGGCTGCTTGGGTACTCGCCGATGAAACCTCTCCCGTGTTTGCTGCCGGAGCATTTCACTCTCTGCCCGAGCAGCTTGGGATCCTGCGCCGACTGCCCGAGTGTTTTCGCACCGGCTTAGGGCTTCCTTACGACGCCTTCGGTCCCGAAGGTGCGGCCGGCATCGAGCGCTTTCTCGGCCCGTGGTTCCGGAACTTCCTCGTGCCGTTGGTTCTTCCTTCACTCGAAGGCGTGGTACCCAGACTCGAAGCGGGAGCAAAAGTCGCGGATATTGGGTGCGGTGCCGGCGTTGCGCTGGTACAAATGGCCACGGCGTTTCCGAATTCGGAATTTCACGGTTACGACATTTCTCGCCACGCGTTGGAACGTGCAGCGAAAAACATCGAGGCGGCTGGGTTGAGCAACGTTGTGCTCCATTGCGAGAGTGCAGAAGCCTTGCCCCCGGATCACAGTTTTGACCTCGTCACCGCTTTTGATTGCATTCACGACATGCCTCGTCCTCGCGCTGTCTTGCGGGCGGTTAGAGAGTGTCTCAAGCCAGACGGCGTTTTCTTCATCGCGGATATCAACGCCCGTCCCAGTTTCGAAGAAAACCTGCAGCACAACCCACTCGCAGCGATGATGTATGGGATTTCCGTACTGGCATGCCTTTCGTCGAGTTTATCGGAGCCAGGCGGAGAAGGTCTCGGAACTCTTGGCCTAACCGAACCCGTAGTGCGAGAAATGGCGGCGGAAGCTGGGTTTCGAGAAGTGCGGAGGCACGATTTTCAAAACCCGGTCAACGCCTATTATGAGCTTCGGCCTTGA